One Amycolatopsis sp. NBC_00355 genomic window carries:
- a CDS encoding serine hydrolase domain-containing protein, with translation MSLREILQRHVDDGALPGAVGVVARPGHTEIAAVGSVDVEGSGPMAEDTLFRFASLTKPVTAAAVLALVDDGRLALDDPIGRWLPELADPKVVRTPAGPVDDLVPANRPITVADLLTSQAGWGFASDFSLPAVQALFPVQIDGREVQRFPEADVWLARLAEVPLLYQPGESWLYDTCSAIQGVLAARVAGAPLPEFLDERILGPLGMTDTGFVVGADRRDRFTSFYKAGPDGLVLADPPEGQWSTMPALPLGSGGLAGTAGDWLAFGRMLLAEGAAADGKPVLTPESVRLMTTDHTTAAHREIGALFLDGQGWGMGGSVDVAETDPWTVPGRYGWVGGTGTTAYVVPATGTVSVLLTQVGEDNPVAPAWMRDFWRYAAAE, from the coding sequence ATGAGCCTGCGCGAGATCCTGCAGCGGCACGTCGACGACGGCGCGCTGCCCGGCGCGGTCGGCGTCGTGGCCCGGCCCGGCCACACCGAGATCGCGGCCGTCGGCTCGGTCGACGTCGAAGGCAGCGGGCCGATGGCCGAGGACACCCTGTTCCGGTTCGCGTCCCTCACCAAGCCTGTCACCGCCGCCGCGGTCCTGGCCCTGGTGGACGACGGCCGGCTCGCCCTCGACGACCCGATCGGCCGGTGGCTGCCCGAGCTGGCCGACCCGAAGGTCGTGCGCACCCCGGCGGGCCCGGTCGACGACCTCGTCCCGGCGAACCGGCCGATCACCGTCGCCGACCTGCTGACCAGCCAGGCCGGCTGGGGGTTCGCGTCCGACTTCTCGCTCCCGGCGGTGCAGGCGCTCTTCCCCGTCCAGATCGACGGCCGGGAAGTCCAGCGCTTCCCCGAGGCCGACGTCTGGCTCGCGCGGCTGGCCGAGGTGCCGCTGCTCTACCAGCCCGGCGAGTCCTGGCTCTACGACACGTGCTCGGCGATCCAGGGCGTGCTCGCCGCCCGGGTGGCCGGTGCGCCGCTGCCGGAGTTCCTCGACGAGCGGATCCTCGGCCCGCTCGGGATGACCGACACCGGGTTCGTCGTCGGCGCGGACCGGCGCGACCGGTTCACCAGCTTCTACAAGGCCGGCCCGGACGGCCTGGTCCTCGCCGACCCGCCGGAGGGCCAGTGGAGCACGATGCCCGCCCTGCCGCTCGGCTCCGGCGGGCTGGCCGGGACGGCGGGGGACTGGCTGGCGTTCGGCCGGATGCTCCTCGCCGAGGGCGCCGCGGCGGACGGCAAGCCCGTGCTGACCCCCGAGTCGGTCCGGCTGATGACGACCGACCACACCACCGCGGCGCACCGCGAGATCGGCGCGCTCTTCCTGGACGGCCAGGGCTGGGGGATGGGCGGGTCGGTCGACGTCGCCGAAACCGACCCCTGGACCGTCCCCGGCCGCTACGGCTGGGTCGGCGGCACCGGCACCACCGCGTACGTCGTGCCCGCTACCGGCACGGTCAGCGTGCTGCTCACCCAGGTCGGCGAAGACAACCCGGTCGCGCCGGCGTGGATGCGGGACTTCTGGCGGTACGCGGCGGCGGAGTGA
- a CDS encoding AfsR/SARP family transcriptional regulator codes for MGAEVRFHLLGPLTVTVGGHALPLGGAKQRALLAHLLLNANRLIPPGQLIDTIWPSDPPTSATANLQTYVWRLRRLLPGTALRTHGPGYSLTVEPGDVDAHDFTRLVADAARAAEDGAPETALTLLAEAEALWRGDPLEDLPTAPAWDAELGRLVENRLAAVEERLSLQVLLGRYDQAIAELTVLLAEHPYRERLWQQYLLALTGAGRRADALRAYTTARERLVTELGVEPGPELRALQAAILAGEPLKTAGVEAPSPLRQLPADLPDFTGRDDYVRDLEAALGAGPAPVVLTGAPGTGKTALAMHVAHRLADRFPDGQLYVDLAGTGAPRDPAEVLADFLHALGVTGNAVPAGLGQRAALFRSRLAGRRVLLVLDDTATAGQVRPLLPADAGCAVLVTTRGRLPELAGAKHVELTVFGEQEAQRLLAGVAGVDRIDGEPAEAAAIVACCGYLPLAIRIAGARLAGRQAWSLRTLHDRLAGETGRLSELRVGDLGVRSSFELSLRQLEPSARTAFCRSALLGAQDFPSWVFDALLDRRGTHEVLDVLVDANLVSLVGLDASGHPRYRLHDLLRCYAAELLDAEPVPVRREALRRVLCGLLALAKTAAAGLPPAFGAMTGPPLGGPPEDAARLVADPLAWFTAERKLLAAAVQLAADAGLDELAWQLTATAVPFYDLRGAYDDWRRSHLTAWAAVRAAGNRAGEAVLARGLGQIGVYNDEYPTAVADLERSAALFAELGDVRGEALAVAGLGTLARVCDRPREALNCYLRALDGLERAADRSGVAQMRNSIGAAHVRLAEYAEAADWLGRARELAREMGDAHREARVLTEFGALHRDTGRLPESLACLRLALSIFEDLDDERCVAYALLGIAQTLLAVGEPVQARGVCDRALRVFRETGNRQGETTGLALLDQAQRRRSPAPVVSGNAG; via the coding sequence ATGGGCGCTGAAGTGCGGTTCCACCTGCTCGGGCCGCTCACCGTGACGGTCGGCGGCCACGCGCTGCCGCTCGGCGGGGCGAAGCAACGGGCCCTGCTGGCCCACCTGCTGCTCAACGCGAACCGGCTGATCCCGCCCGGCCAGCTCATCGACACGATCTGGCCCAGCGACCCGCCGACGTCGGCCACGGCCAACCTGCAGACCTACGTATGGCGGCTGCGCCGGCTCCTGCCGGGGACCGCGCTGCGCACTCACGGCCCGGGGTACTCCCTCACCGTCGAGCCCGGCGACGTCGACGCGCACGACTTCACCCGGCTCGTCGCCGACGCCGCCCGCGCGGCCGAGGACGGCGCACCCGAGACGGCGTTGACACTCCTGGCCGAGGCGGAGGCGTTGTGGCGCGGCGACCCGCTGGAGGACCTGCCGACCGCGCCCGCCTGGGACGCCGAGCTCGGCCGGCTCGTCGAGAACCGCCTCGCCGCCGTCGAGGAACGGCTTTCGCTGCAGGTGCTGCTGGGCCGCTACGACCAGGCGATCGCCGAGCTCACCGTGCTGCTGGCCGAGCACCCGTACCGGGAACGCCTGTGGCAGCAGTACTTGCTCGCCCTGACCGGCGCGGGCCGCCGCGCCGACGCGCTGCGCGCGTACACGACCGCGCGGGAGCGGCTGGTCACCGAACTCGGCGTCGAACCGGGACCGGAACTGCGGGCGCTGCAGGCCGCGATCCTGGCCGGGGAGCCGCTGAAGACGGCCGGCGTCGAAGCGCCGTCCCCGCTGCGCCAGCTCCCGGCGGACCTGCCCGACTTCACCGGCCGCGACGACTACGTCCGCGACCTGGAAGCGGCGCTGGGCGCCGGTCCGGCGCCGGTGGTGCTGACCGGCGCGCCCGGCACCGGCAAGACGGCGCTGGCCATGCACGTCGCCCACCGCCTCGCGGACCGGTTCCCCGACGGCCAGCTGTACGTCGACCTCGCCGGCACCGGCGCGCCGCGCGACCCGGCCGAGGTGCTCGCCGACTTCCTGCACGCCCTCGGCGTCACCGGCAACGCCGTCCCGGCCGGGCTCGGCCAGCGGGCCGCGTTGTTCCGCTCCCGGCTGGCCGGGCGCCGGGTGCTGCTGGTGCTCGACGACACCGCGACCGCCGGGCAGGTCCGCCCGCTGCTGCCGGCCGACGCCGGGTGCGCCGTGCTGGTGACGACCCGCGGCCGGCTGCCGGAGCTGGCCGGCGCGAAGCACGTCGAGCTGACGGTGTTCGGCGAGCAGGAAGCGCAGCGGCTGCTGGCCGGGGTCGCCGGCGTCGACCGCATCGACGGCGAACCGGCCGAGGCCGCGGCGATCGTGGCCTGCTGCGGGTACCTGCCGCTGGCCATCCGGATCGCCGGGGCACGGCTGGCCGGGCGGCAGGCGTGGAGCCTGCGGACGCTGCACGACCGGCTGGCCGGCGAGACGGGCCGGCTGAGCGAGCTGCGCGTCGGCGACCTCGGTGTCCGGTCCAGCTTCGAGCTGAGCCTGCGCCAGCTCGAGCCGTCCGCCCGGACCGCCTTCTGCCGCAGCGCGTTGCTGGGCGCGCAGGACTTCCCGAGCTGGGTGTTCGACGCGCTCCTGGACCGCCGCGGCACGCACGAGGTGCTCGACGTGCTCGTCGACGCCAACCTCGTCTCGCTGGTGGGCCTGGACGCGAGCGGGCACCCGCGCTACCGGCTGCACGACCTGCTTCGCTGCTACGCGGCGGAACTCCTGGACGCCGAGCCCGTCCCGGTGCGGCGGGAGGCGCTCCGACGGGTCCTTTGTGGACTGCTGGCGCTGGCGAAGACCGCGGCGGCGGGGCTGCCACCGGCGTTCGGCGCGATGACCGGGCCGCCGCTCGGCGGGCCGCCCGAGGACGCGGCCCGGCTGGTGGCCGATCCGCTGGCCTGGTTCACCGCCGAACGCAAGCTGCTCGCCGCCGCGGTCCAGCTCGCCGCCGACGCCGGGCTGGACGAGCTCGCGTGGCAGCTGACCGCGACCGCCGTCCCGTTCTACGACCTGCGCGGCGCCTACGACGACTGGCGGCGCAGCCACCTGACCGCGTGGGCCGCGGTGCGGGCCGCCGGCAACCGGGCGGGCGAGGCGGTGCTGGCCCGCGGCCTCGGCCAGATCGGGGTGTATAACGACGAATACCCCACCGCCGTCGCGGACCTGGAACGGTCCGCGGCCCTGTTCGCCGAACTCGGCGACGTCCGCGGGGAGGCGCTGGCGGTGGCCGGGCTCGGCACGCTGGCCCGGGTCTGCGACCGGCCGCGGGAAGCGCTGAACTGCTACCTGCGTGCCCTCGACGGGCTCGAGCGGGCGGCCGACCGCAGCGGCGTGGCCCAGATGCGCAACTCGATCGGCGCGGCCCACGTGCGGCTGGCCGAGTACGCCGAGGCGGCGGACTGGCTGGGCCGCGCCCGCGAGCTGGCCCGCGAGATGGGCGACGCGCACCGCGAGGCGCGGGTCCTCACCGAGTTCGGTGCCCTGCACCGCGACACCGGACGGCTGCCGGAGTCACTGGCCTGCCTGCGGCTCGCGCTGAGCATCTTCGAGGACCTCGACGACGAACGCTGCGTCGCCTACGCGCTCCTCGGCATCGCCCAGACGCTCCTCGCGGTGGGCGAGCCGGTCCAGGCGCGCGGGGTGTGCGACCGCGCGCTGCGCGTCTTCCGCGAGACCGGCAACCGCCAAGGCGAGACGACCGGCCTGGCCCTGCTGGACCAGGCCCAGCGCCGGCGCAGCCCGGCCCCGGTCGTGAGCGGCAACGCGGGTTAG
- a CDS encoding FAD-binding protein — protein MGESNWAGNHQYAAETVVTPRTRDEVREAVEAASSVKALGSRHCFNDIADAPGGVLLDLSELESAVEIDADAGTVTVGGSARYGDFAQQLHAAGFALANLASLPHITVAGSVATGTHGSGRRRQGLAAAVSALELVTAGGEVRTFSRAADPDVFPGLVVSLGALGVVTRLTLDVVPAFDVRQVVFDGLAWEAAYEHFDEVEDAGYSVSLFTNWTSDVVDQVWVKSRADAFTERAGLFGAVAADVPRHPAHAAGVPAGNVTPQLGVPGPWHQRLPHFALEFTPSVGDELQTEYFVPYRDAAAAMAVVREIGDVLAPVLLVSEIRTVAGDDLWLSPAHGGDRVALHFTWQPRQPEVESVLPLLEERLAPFGARPHWGKLFRGGDLAAVYPRLADFRSLAGSLDPGGVFRTPFVRRHVFGESGV, from the coding sequence ATGGGCGAGTCGAACTGGGCCGGAAACCATCAGTACGCCGCCGAAACCGTGGTGACGCCGCGCACGCGCGACGAAGTGCGCGAAGCGGTCGAGGCCGCGTCGAGCGTCAAGGCGCTCGGCAGCCGGCACTGCTTCAACGACATCGCCGACGCCCCCGGCGGCGTGCTCCTCGACCTGAGCGAGCTCGAGAGCGCGGTGGAGATCGACGCGGACGCCGGCACGGTGACCGTCGGCGGTTCGGCGCGGTACGGCGACTTCGCGCAGCAGCTGCACGCCGCCGGGTTCGCCCTCGCCAACCTCGCCTCGCTGCCGCACATCACGGTCGCGGGCAGTGTCGCGACCGGCACCCACGGCTCCGGCCGCCGCCGGCAGGGACTCGCGGCGGCCGTCTCGGCGCTGGAACTGGTCACCGCGGGCGGCGAGGTCCGCACGTTCTCGCGGGCCGCGGACCCGGACGTGTTCCCCGGGCTGGTCGTGAGCCTCGGCGCGCTCGGCGTCGTCACCCGGCTGACCCTCGACGTGGTGCCCGCGTTCGACGTCCGCCAGGTCGTCTTCGACGGCTTGGCGTGGGAGGCCGCGTACGAGCACTTCGACGAGGTCGAAGACGCCGGGTACAGCGTGAGCCTGTTCACGAACTGGACGAGCGACGTCGTGGACCAGGTCTGGGTCAAGAGCCGGGCGGACGCCTTCACCGAGCGGGCCGGGCTGTTCGGCGCCGTCGCGGCCGACGTCCCGCGGCACCCGGCGCACGCGGCCGGCGTCCCGGCCGGCAACGTCACCCCGCAGCTGGGCGTGCCGGGGCCGTGGCACCAGCGGCTCCCGCACTTCGCCCTCGAGTTCACCCCGAGCGTCGGGGACGAACTGCAGACGGAGTACTTCGTGCCCTACCGGGACGCGGCGGCCGCGATGGCGGTCGTGCGCGAGATCGGTGACGTGCTGGCGCCGGTGCTGCTGGTGTCCGAGATCCGCACGGTCGCGGGTGACGACCTCTGGCTGAGCCCGGCCCACGGCGGCGACCGCGTCGCGCTGCACTTCACGTGGCAACCGCGTCAGCCCGAGGTCGAATCGGTGCTGCCGCTGCTCGAAGAGCGGCTGGCACCGTTCGGCGCGCGGCCGCACTGGGGCAAGCTCTTCCGCGGCGGCGACCTGGCCGCGGTGTACCCGCGGCTGGCCGATTTCCGTTCCCTGGCGGGAAGTCTGGATCCCGGTGGCGTGTTCCGCACCCCGTTCGTCCGCCGGCACGTCTTCGGTGAAAGCGGCGTGTGA
- a CDS encoding S1 family peptidase, which yields MRSARTGVLVSGILLSALATAAPSLAAQPAIIDGGNADSLHAAARMFAGGQEICSATIIAPDWILTARHCTQGADGQQISFHVGDLDQTKGTTVNATSVHEAPDSDIALVQIDQQVQTDYAPLGSEGDVKVGDQAEVYGWGATCTDKPEIECQSQLLKVAKVSVTSIDCPDGAAGTSVCANRGDGITAGGDSGGPMYAGGKQVGVASTSDRQSYTAYINITKYRDWISTTAGV from the coding sequence GTGCGTAGTGCGCGAACCGGCGTTCTCGTCTCCGGCATCCTGCTGTCGGCCCTGGCGACCGCCGCCCCGTCCCTGGCCGCCCAGCCGGCCATCATCGACGGCGGCAACGCCGACTCGCTCCACGCGGCGGCCCGGATGTTCGCGGGCGGCCAGGAGATCTGCTCGGCGACGATCATCGCGCCGGACTGGATCCTGACCGCGCGCCACTGCACCCAGGGCGCGGACGGCCAGCAGATCAGCTTCCACGTCGGCGACCTGGACCAGACCAAGGGCACCACCGTCAACGCGACGTCGGTGCACGAGGCGCCGGACTCGGACATCGCGCTGGTGCAGATCGACCAGCAGGTGCAGACGGACTACGCGCCGCTGGGCTCCGAAGGCGACGTCAAGGTCGGCGACCAGGCCGAGGTCTACGGCTGGGGCGCGACCTGCACCGACAAGCCGGAGATCGAGTGCCAGTCGCAGCTGCTGAAGGTGGCGAAGGTCAGCGTCACCTCGATCGACTGCCCGGACGGCGCGGCGGGCACGTCGGTCTGCGCGAACCGCGGCGACGGCATCACCGCGGGCGGCGACTCGGGCGGCCCGATGTACGCGGGAGGCAAGCAGGTCGGCGTCGCCTCGACCAGTGACCGCCAGTCGTACACCGCCTACATCAACATCACGAAGTACCGCGACTGGATCTCCACCACCGCGGGCGTCTGA
- a CDS encoding non-ribosomal peptide synthetase — translation MQVSAPLSSAQQRIWTLSQLDGAGPAYNEAMAFALRGPLDRDVLARALDALAARHESLRTRIVVEEGRPGQVVEPADAGLPLTVTDVTGRPEELDELRRTDPLTPFDLGRAPLARARLLIVGPEHHILLMTVHHVVFDGASRTILLRELGVLYGALLRGEPTGLPEPRQYRDYAREQQDWLAGPGPAPHETYWRDRLDGVPPLLELPTDRPRPAMQDHRGARVPISLGDDVTTALKAVARAHGVTLFSTILTGWSLLLSRLSAQADIVVGVPALNRGKGGGNAGVLGFFVNTLPVRTDFAGSPTGAGLLKQVRATLRGAIDHAELPLERVVELVNPPRSPAHTPLFQTGFAWVPTQHGVLALPGVDVEPIDDRYAPAKFDLTLALGDEAGGVAGQLDYAVALFDHETAERYARYLVRLLTQLAERPEDEVASYELLDETERHEILTRWSTGPAPRRLPGGLVERFEREADAHPDTPALVCDGKTVTYAELDRRATRLANALHTRGVRPGQVVGVHSGRSAELVVAVLGILEAGAAYLPLDPAQPPARLAAMVEDARPALVLSDALDRPDGWLSVTAVEAEGHATTRPVVRTGRADLAYVIYTSGSTGRPKGVAVTHGSVLALFDQWLGRFGATPGEPTSAWSSIGFDASVHELLLPLTTGAVLHVVPEDVRPDPAALLEWLREHRVVQAFLPPAYVRWIDEDLSRLAGLALRQLLTGVEPLSEAALARFEETLPGLRVCFGYGPTEATLYATAHFDPRPLDRPAPIGRPLPGSRLYLLDERLRPVPPGVAGEVFLAGDCLARGYLNRPGLTAAQFVPDPFVPGERMYRTGDLARWLADGEAEYAGRRDDQIKLRGFRIEPGEVTAALLAVPGVREAAVLVDRTGEPRLVAGIAGGGGRTPHELRAALAERLPDYMIPSVFAEFDRLPLGRSGKLDRGALLAHARDTAPAVVNTAAPRDHVELALLRIWRSLLLHPAIGISDDFFDVGGTSISAIKLAHAVGEEFGRELPIRDVIVHPTIEAQAALLRADSPAAGGSLIEFRRGAGRQRVVCVHPAGGTAFCYLPLSGLLPDDAGVVGIQSPGLNPGEEVLPSVEAMATEYLRLLDPRPDESLVLCGLSYGGLIAHEMGRQLAGHPRVSVVLLDTNATDDPAARAAIEPVPASEFREKLVRFNGMYPGIDDAQIDRYHRTYNHNRLTARDHEPGESPARLVFVQAVGEDTVPGSDEFWRRRATGEFRIEPADCGHWDMLESDALPQVAGLITAELTELAAR, via the coding sequence ATGCAGGTTTCCGCCCCGCTGTCGTCCGCGCAGCAGCGGATCTGGACGTTGTCCCAGCTCGACGGCGCCGGCCCGGCCTACAACGAGGCCATGGCGTTCGCCCTCCGGGGGCCGCTCGACCGGGATGTGCTGGCCCGGGCCCTCGACGCGCTCGCCGCCCGGCACGAGTCGCTGCGGACCCGGATCGTCGTCGAAGAGGGCCGCCCCGGACAGGTGGTCGAGCCGGCGGACGCCGGGCTCCCCCTCACCGTGACCGACGTCACCGGCCGGCCGGAGGAACTCGACGAGCTGCGGCGCACCGACCCGCTCACGCCGTTCGACCTGGGCCGCGCCCCGCTGGCCCGGGCCCGGCTGCTCATCGTGGGACCCGAGCACCACATCCTGCTGATGACCGTCCACCACGTCGTCTTCGACGGGGCGTCGCGCACGATCCTGTTGCGGGAGCTGGGTGTCCTCTACGGCGCGCTGCTGCGCGGCGAACCCACGGGGCTGCCCGAGCCGCGCCAGTACCGCGACTACGCCCGGGAGCAGCAGGACTGGCTGGCCGGGCCGGGCCCGGCGCCGCACGAGACGTACTGGCGCGACCGGCTCGACGGCGTGCCGCCCCTGCTGGAGCTGCCCACCGACCGGCCGCGCCCGGCAATGCAGGACCACCGCGGCGCCCGGGTGCCGATCAGCCTCGGCGACGACGTGACGACGGCGTTGAAAGCCGTGGCCCGCGCCCACGGCGTCACCCTGTTCTCCACCATCCTGACCGGCTGGTCGCTGCTGCTGTCCCGGCTTTCCGCACAGGCTGACATCGTTGTCGGCGTGCCGGCCCTGAACCGCGGCAAGGGCGGTGGCAACGCCGGTGTGCTCGGGTTCTTCGTCAACACCCTCCCGGTGCGGACCGACTTCGCCGGCTCCCCCACCGGCGCCGGCCTGCTCAAGCAGGTCCGCGCGACGCTGCGCGGCGCGATCGACCACGCCGAGCTGCCACTGGAACGGGTGGTCGAGCTGGTGAACCCGCCGCGCAGCCCGGCGCACACGCCGTTGTTCCAGACCGGCTTCGCCTGGGTGCCGACGCAGCACGGCGTCCTGGCGCTGCCGGGCGTCGACGTCGAGCCCATCGACGACCGGTACGCGCCGGCGAAGTTCGACCTGACCCTGGCCCTGGGCGACGAGGCCGGCGGCGTCGCCGGGCAGCTCGACTACGCCGTCGCCCTGTTCGACCACGAAACGGCCGAGCGGTACGCCCGCTACCTCGTCCGGCTGCTGACGCAGCTCGCCGAGCGACCGGAAGACGAGGTCGCGAGCTACGAGCTGCTGGACGAGACCGAGCGCCACGAGATCCTGACGCGCTGGAGCACCGGCCCGGCTCCGCGGCGGCTGCCCGGCGGGCTCGTCGAGCGGTTCGAGCGCGAGGCCGACGCCCACCCGGACACGCCCGCGCTGGTCTGCGACGGGAAGACGGTCACCTACGCCGAGCTGGACCGGCGGGCCACCCGGCTGGCGAACGCCCTGCACACGCGCGGAGTACGGCCCGGCCAGGTCGTCGGCGTCCACAGTGGACGCTCGGCCGAGCTGGTGGTGGCCGTGCTGGGGATCCTCGAAGCCGGCGCGGCCTACCTGCCCCTCGACCCCGCCCAGCCACCCGCGCGGCTGGCGGCGATGGTCGAGGACGCGCGCCCGGCGCTCGTCCTGAGCGACGCGCTCGACCGGCCCGACGGCTGGCTTTCCGTCACGGCCGTCGAGGCCGAAGGCCACGCCACCACCCGGCCCGTCGTCCGGACCGGGCGCGCGGACCTGGCCTACGTGATCTACACGTCCGGCTCGACCGGGCGGCCGAAGGGCGTCGCCGTCACCCACGGCAGCGTGCTGGCCCTGTTCGACCAGTGGCTCGGCCGGTTCGGCGCGACGCCGGGCGAGCCGACGTCGGCGTGGTCCAGCATCGGCTTCGACGCGTCGGTGCACGAACTGCTGCTCCCGCTGACGACCGGCGCGGTGCTGCACGTGGTGCCCGAAGACGTCCGGCCCGACCCGGCGGCATTGCTGGAGTGGTTGCGTGAACACCGCGTCGTCCAGGCGTTCCTGCCGCCCGCCTACGTCCGCTGGATCGACGAGGACCTGTCGCGCCTTGCCGGGCTTGCGCTGCGGCAGCTGCTGACCGGCGTCGAGCCGCTGTCGGAGGCGGCGTTGGCCCGCTTCGAGGAAACCCTGCCCGGCCTGCGGGTCTGCTTCGGGTACGGGCCGACCGAGGCGACGCTGTACGCGACCGCCCACTTCGACCCGCGGCCTCTCGACCGCCCGGCCCCGATCGGCCGGCCGTTGCCCGGCTCGCGGCTGTACCTGCTGGACGAGCGGCTGCGGCCGGTCCCGCCGGGCGTCGCGGGTGAGGTCTTCCTCGCCGGCGACTGCCTCGCGCGGGGTTACCTGAACCGGCCCGGCCTGACCGCGGCGCAGTTCGTGCCCGACCCGTTCGTGCCCGGCGAGCGGATGTACCGCACCGGCGACCTGGCCCGCTGGCTCGCCGACGGCGAAGCCGAGTACGCCGGCCGCCGCGACGACCAGATCAAGCTGCGCGGGTTCCGGATCGAACCGGGCGAGGTGACGGCCGCGCTGCTGGCCGTCCCCGGCGTCCGCGAGGCCGCGGTCCTGGTCGACCGCACCGGCGAACCCCGCCTCGTCGCCGGGATCGCGGGCGGCGGCGGCCGGACCCCGCACGAGTTGCGGGCCGCGCTGGCCGAGCGGCTGCCGGACTACATGATCCCGTCGGTGTTCGCCGAGTTCGACCGGCTTCCCCTGGGCCGCAGCGGAAAGCTGGACCGCGGCGCGCTGCTCGCGCACGCCCGCGACACCGCGCCGGCCGTCGTCAACACCGCGGCGCCGCGCGACCACGTCGAACTGGCGCTGCTGCGGATCTGGCGGTCCCTGCTGCTGCACCCGGCGATCGGGATCTCGGACGACTTCTTCGACGTCGGCGGCACGTCGATCTCGGCCATCAAGCTGGCCCACGCGGTCGGCGAGGAGTTCGGCCGCGAGCTGCCGATCCGCGACGTCATCGTGCACCCGACCATCGAGGCCCAGGCCGCCCTGCTGCGCGCGGACAGCCCGGCAGCCGGCGGCAGCCTGATCGAGTTCCGCCGCGGTGCCGGGCGGCAACGCGTCGTCTGCGTGCACCCCGCGGGCGGGACGGCGTTCTGCTACCTGCCGCTGAGCGGGTTGCTGCCGGACGACGCCGGCGTCGTCGGCATCCAGTCCCCCGGGCTCAACCCCGGGGAAGAGGTCCTGCCGAGCGTCGAAGCGATGGCCACGGAGTACCTTCGGCTCCTCGATCCCCGGCCGGACGAGTCACTGGTCCTCTGTGGACTGTCCTACGGCGGCCTCATCGCCCACGAGATGGGCCGGCAGCTGGCCGGCCACCCGCGCGTCAGCGTGGTCCTGCTCGACACCAACGCCACCGACGACCCGGCCGCGCGCGCCGCGATCGAGCCGGTGCCCGCGTCCGAGTTCCGGGAGAAGCTGGTGCGGTTCAACGGGATGTACCCGGGCATCGACGACGCCCAGATCGACCGCTACCACCGCACGTACAACCACAACCGGCTGACCGCCCGCGACCACGAGCCCGGCGAGTCGCCCGCGCGGCTGGTGTTCGTGCAGGCCGTCGGCGAGGACACCGTCCCCGGCTCGGACGAGTTCTGGCGCCGCCGCGCGACCGGCGAGTTCCGGATCGAGCCGGCCGACTGCGGGCACTGGGACATGCTGGAGAGCGACGCGCTCCCGCAGGTCGCCGGGCTGATCACCGCCGAGCTGACCGAACTGGCGGCCCGATGA
- a CDS encoding ABC transporter substrate-binding protein yields MRRTRVRGFGAVAAIALLLSGTAACGSDSGGGGDVTITFAWWGSDGRANLTKQAVELFQKKNPAIKVQTSFAAYAAYWEKLATQTAGGKPPDVLNVDTRYLAEYGGRNVLADLNQGAGKAISLADVNPELAATGVYQGKRYAVPWAQNTPAMLYDPAAFTAAGADPAKGLTWDQYADATARVSAAGGFAARGATDFGILDTPLEIWLRQQGKQFYTPDGKLGFTADDLRRYWQLASRFRDTKGASPADVTASYNTSPEQSPLGKKLTSSEFAYDNLLPAYRKANGKNLTVAPYPTGANGDLGQYRRPSMFLSVSARSQQQEAAAKLVDFFVNDADAGKILGTDRGLAPNLKIRGQLSAGATGDDKTLYAYEAALEPKLGAAPPVPPKGAGAIQKLLQRTYEEIAFGRLGIDDAVTRFMSEADKSLG; encoded by the coding sequence ATGCGTCGGACGCGTGTGCGCGGGTTCGGGGCGGTCGCCGCGATCGCCCTGCTGCTGTCCGGAACGGCCGCGTGCGGCTCGGACTCGGGGGGCGGCGGTGACGTGACGATCACCTTCGCCTGGTGGGGCAGTGACGGCCGGGCGAACCTGACCAAGCAGGCCGTCGAGCTGTTCCAGAAGAAGAATCCCGCCATCAAGGTGCAGACGTCGTTCGCGGCGTACGCGGCCTACTGGGAGAAACTGGCGACGCAGACGGCCGGGGGCAAGCCGCCGGACGTGCTGAACGTCGACACCCGCTACCTCGCCGAGTACGGCGGGCGGAACGTGCTGGCCGACCTGAACCAGGGCGCGGGCAAGGCGATCTCGCTCGCCGACGTCAACCCCGAGCTGGCCGCCACCGGCGTCTACCAGGGCAAGCGGTACGCCGTGCCGTGGGCGCAGAACACGCCGGCGATGCTCTACGACCCCGCCGCCTTCACCGCGGCCGGCGCGGACCCGGCGAAGGGCCTGACCTGGGACCAGTACGCCGACGCGACCGCGAGGGTCAGTGCCGCCGGCGGGTTCGCCGCGCGCGGCGCGACCGACTTCGGCATCCTCGACACACCGCTGGAGATCTGGCTGCGCCAGCAGGGAAAGCAGTTCTACACCCCGGACGGCAAGCTCGGTTTCACCGCCGACGACCTCCGCCGGTACTGGCAGCTCGCGAGCCGGTTCCGCGACACCAAGGGCGCGTCGCCCGCCGACGTCACGGCCTCCTACAACACCTCGCCCGAGCAGTCGCCGCTCGGCAAGAAGCTGACCAGCTCGGAGTTCGCCTACGACAACCTGCTGCCCGCCTACCGCAAGGCGAACGGCAAGAACCTGACCGTCGCGCCGTACCCGACGGGCGCGAACGGCGACCTCGGGCAGTACCGGCGCCCGTCGATGTTCCTGTCCGTGTCCGCCCGCAGCCAGCAGCAGGAGGCCGCCGCGAAGCTGGTCGACTTCTTCGTCAACGACGCCGACGCGGGCAAGATCCTCGGCACGGACCGCGGGCTCGCGCCGAACCTCAAGATCCGCGGGCAGCTCTCGGCCGGCGCGACCGGCGACGACAAGACGCTCTACGCCTACGAAGCCGCGCTCGAACCGAAGCTCGGCGCCGCGCCGCCGGTCCCGCCGAAGGGCGCGGGCGCGATCCAGAAACTCCTCCAGCGCACGTACGAGGAGATCGCGTTCGGGCGGCTGGGCATCGACGACGCTGTCACCCGGTTCATGTCCGAAGCCGACAAGAGCCTGGGGTAG